One window of Anaerolineales bacterium genomic DNA carries:
- a CDS encoding sensor histidine kinase, which produces MDTTPLVVIYFFYGLAFFSMGLLVAMEGGRSTDARLRMALRPLAGFGLVHAAHEWLEMFKLMGHFSPLLEDIYPLFALSILAFSFLSLAAFGAYLVLGSESTWRVSLIIPLGLEAVWVYGLLVFKSRYGSDVIYTVADVWTRYAIAIPAGLLAAAGLIVQQRAFRRAGLVSFGRDSLWASVAFVWYSLVGQLFTAPSPLPPSTFLNSELFGATFGFSIQLLRAVAAVFASIFVIRFLRAFQVESDSKIAELQAARLHESQQREQLRAELFRRVVGAQEAERQRIARDLHDETGQSLTAVGMGLKSLSVETDSKKRNSTLTQLQSLTSDSIRELQRIISDLRPAHLDDLGLSATLRWYASRIHELTSIHVRVDIEGDEPALDDAVKITIFRIVQEALNNVIKHAGATVINVKIHYLSAEVRIHVFDNGVGFDMKAVQSRIGRVSLGLAGMEERAALLGGGVTVSSRPGYGTEVEAVVPVIKSEAV; this is translated from the coding sequence ATGGACACTACGCCGCTTGTCGTCATCTACTTCTTCTACGGGCTTGCCTTCTTCAGCATGGGCCTGCTCGTGGCAATGGAAGGCGGGCGTTCCACCGATGCGCGCCTGCGCATGGCTCTGCGTCCACTGGCGGGATTCGGCCTCGTCCACGCGGCGCACGAATGGCTCGAGATGTTCAAACTCATGGGGCATTTCAGCCCGCTTCTCGAAGATATTTATCCGCTGTTCGCGCTCTCCATCCTTGCGTTCTCGTTCCTGTCCCTGGCTGCCTTCGGCGCCTATCTCGTCCTCGGCAGTGAATCCACCTGGCGGGTCAGTCTCATCATCCCCTTGGGGTTGGAGGCGGTCTGGGTCTATGGTCTGCTGGTCTTCAAAAGCAGGTACGGCTCGGATGTGATCTACACCGTCGCCGATGTCTGGACGCGTTACGCGATCGCCATCCCGGCGGGTTTGCTTGCGGCAGCGGGGCTGATCGTCCAACAGCGCGCGTTTCGGCGCGCCGGTCTGGTCAGTTTTGGGCGCGACAGTCTGTGGGCTTCGGTGGCGTTCGTATGGTACAGCCTTGTGGGCCAGCTTTTCACTGCGCCAAGCCCGCTCCCTCCCTCTACATTCTTAAATTCGGAACTCTTCGGGGCAACTTTCGGTTTCTCGATTCAACTGCTCCGCGCGGTGGCGGCGGTCTTTGCTTCCATCTTCGTCATCCGTTTTCTGCGCGCCTTCCAGGTCGAGAGCGACAGCAAGATCGCCGAACTGCAGGCGGCCCGGCTGCACGAATCCCAACAGCGCGAACAACTGCGCGCCGAACTTTTTCGCCGCGTCGTGGGCGCGCAGGAGGCGGAACGCCAGCGCATCGCCCGCGACCTGCACGACGAGACCGGTCAATCGCTGACAGCCGTCGGCATGGGGTTAAAAAGCCTTTCGGTGGAGACTGACTCGAAAAAGCGGAACTCGACCCTGACCCAGCTCCAATCCCTGACCTCGGACTCCATCCGAGAATTGCAGCGCATCATCTCGGACCTCAGGCCCGCGCACCTCGACGACCTGGGCTTGTCTGCCACGTTGAGGTGGTACGCTTCGCGCATCCACGAGTTGACGTCCATCCACGTTCGGGTCGATATCGAAGGCGACGAACCCGCGCTCGATGACGCCGTCAAGATCACCATCTTCCGCATCGTGCAGGAGGCGTTGAACAACGTCATCAAACATGCCGGGGCGACCGTCATCAACGTCAAGATCCATTATTTGTCCGCCGAGGTCCGCATCCACGTCTTCGATAACGGAGTCGGCTTCGATATGAAAGCCGTGCAAAGCCGCATCGGCCGCGTCTCACTGGGGCTGGCCGGCATGGAGGAACGCGCCGCATTGCTCGGCGGCGGCGTCACTGTCTCATCGCGCCCCGGTTACGGGACAGAGGTCGAGGCGGTGGTACCCGTTATAAAAAGTGAGGCTGTATGA
- a CDS encoding response regulator transcription factor, with the protein MTIRLLLVDDHAVVRTGLKMLLSGQEDVEIVGEAGSAAEALAETERVQPGVILMDIGLPDKTGIEATREIKAKFLNVNIVALTIHEDEEYFFQMLNAGASGYVPKRAAPEELITAIRAAANGEVYLYPSLAKLLVRDYLNADRPSEEKIDLGGLTEREHEVFTMLAEGASNQEIAESLVISPKTVERHRENIMRKLNLHSRSELVRYAIRKGIIKA; encoded by the coding sequence ATGACGATCCGTTTATTGCTGGTGGACGATCACGCTGTGGTGCGCACCGGCTTGAAAATGTTATTGAGCGGGCAGGAGGATGTGGAGATCGTCGGCGAGGCGGGCTCCGCGGCAGAAGCCCTGGCGGAAACTGAACGCGTCCAGCCCGGCGTCATCCTGATGGACATCGGCTTACCGGACAAAACCGGCATCGAAGCCACGCGCGAGATCAAAGCCAAATTCCTAAATGTGAACATCGTGGCGTTGACCATCCACGAGGACGAGGAATATTTCTTCCAGATGTTGAATGCCGGGGCTTCAGGTTATGTGCCGAAACGCGCCGCGCCTGAAGAGTTGATCACAGCCATCCGCGCGGCGGCGAACGGGGAAGTGTACCTGTATCCCTCGCTGGCGAAACTGTTGGTGCGCGATTACCTCAATGCCGACCGCCCCTCGGAGGAAAAGATCGATCTCGGCGGCTTGACCGAGCGCGAACACGAAGTTTTCACGATGCTGGCGGAAGGCGCGAGCAACCAGGAGATCGCCGAGTCCCTCGTCATCAGCCCCAAGACGGTGGAACGCCACCGCGAGAACATCATGCGCAAGTTGAACCTGCACTCGCGCTCCGAACTCGTCCGTTATGCCATTCGCAAGGGGATTATTAAAGCGTAG
- a CDS encoding rhomboid family intramembrane serine protease, with protein MSRLPASFPDPEPDPVPEPTPTRGPAYVRMPSLPPTATYILIGFTVFVYVLQMLSAALMGDTSYGTDIVTLLGARISEAIDSGQVWRLITPVFLHGSLMHIFFNMYALFSIGNLLERQFGHGRFLLLYFLGAFSGNVLSYLFTQGWSVGASTAVFGLIAAEAIFFYQNRELFGSHARAAISNAVFIIAINLFLGLAPNIDTWGHIGGLFGGAIFAWFAGPKWILMGIPPEFSLHDERESREVMTGVLLVLIIFGGLAAWRWLYA; from the coding sequence GTGAGCCGCCTGCCCGCCTCTTTTCCGGACCCGGAACCCGATCCCGTTCCCGAGCCGACCCCAACCCGGGGACCTGCATACGTGCGCATGCCGTCTCTGCCGCCGACGGCCACATACATCCTGATCGGGTTCACTGTTTTCGTTTACGTTCTGCAAATGCTCAGCGCAGCGTTGATGGGCGACACAAGTTACGGCACCGATATCGTCACCCTTCTTGGCGCGCGCATCAGCGAAGCCATAGACTCAGGGCAGGTTTGGCGCCTGATCACACCCGTCTTTTTGCATGGCTCGCTCATGCATATCTTCTTCAACATGTATGCCCTGTTCTCCATTGGCAATCTTCTTGAGCGGCAATTCGGGCACGGACGGTTTCTTCTGTTGTATTTTCTGGGGGCGTTTTCGGGCAACGTGCTTTCCTATCTCTTCACGCAGGGATGGTCCGTGGGCGCATCCACAGCCGTTTTCGGCTTGATCGCCGCCGAAGCCATCTTCTTTTACCAGAACCGGGAGTTGTTCGGCTCGCATGCGCGCGCGGCGATCAGCAATGCCGTCTTCATCATCGCCATAAATCTATTCCTGGGGCTGGCGCCCAACATCGACACATGGGGGCATATCGGCGGCCTGTTCGGCGGCGCGATCTTCGCCTGGTTTGCCGGGCCGAAATGGATCCTGATGGGAATCCCGCCTGAATTTTCCCTGCACGACGAACGCGAATCCCGCGAGGTGATGACCGGCGTTTTGCTGGTCCTGATCATCTTCGGCGGGCTTGCTGCGTGGAGATGGTTGTATGCGTAG
- a CDS encoding guanylate kinase yields MSEFDLRKPNPLLIVISGPSGVGKDSIVQRMKEREFPFHFVVTATTRERRENEVNGLDYFFVTKEEFARMIEANELIEYAIVYGDYKGIPKDQVRSAFASGKDVVMRVDVQGAETVRKLAPEALLIFITCESEEELERRLRERKTESADALALRIATARKELLRLDAFDYVIINHDFHLDDTVEKVRAVIAAEHLKVHHRKVTL; encoded by the coding sequence ATGTCTGAATTCGATCTCCGCAAGCCCAATCCATTGCTGATCGTCATTTCCGGACCCTCCGGGGTCGGGAAGGATTCCATCGTTCAACGCATGAAGGAACGCGAATTTCCCTTTCATTTCGTTGTCACCGCCACCACCCGCGAGCGGCGCGAGAACGAGGTCAATGGCCTGGATTATTTCTTCGTCACCAAGGAGGAATTCGCCCGGATGATCGAAGCGAACGAATTGATCGAATACGCCATCGTCTATGGCGATTACAAAGGCATTCCAAAGGATCAGGTGCGAAGCGCCTTTGCGAGCGGCAAGGATGTCGTCATGCGCGTCGATGTGCAGGGCGCCGAAACCGTCCGCAAACTCGCGCCCGAAGCGCTGTTGATCTTCATCACCTGCGAAAGCGAAGAGGAACTCGAACGCCGCCTGCGCGAACGCAAGACCGAATCGGCCGACGCGCTCGCCCTGCGCATTGCCACCGCCCGCAAGGAACTTCTGCGGCTCGACGCCTTCGATTACGTGATCATCAACCATGATTTTCACCTCGACGACACGGTGGAAAAAGTCCGCGCCGTGATCGCAGCCGAACATTTGAAGGTGCACCATCGCAAGGTGACCTTGTGA
- a CDS encoding zinc ribbon domain-containing protein, giving the protein MPTYDFVCNSCQKRFDVFLTFAEYGKTPVHCAHCNSTDVRRRMTKVRIAKTEEGRLESMADDFSGIEGLEDDPRALGRMMKKMGREMGEDLPAEFDEVVNRLESGQSPGEIESAMPDLGSGDDSGE; this is encoded by the coding sequence ATGCCAACTTATGACTTTGTCTGCAATTCCTGCCAGAAACGTTTTGATGTCTTCCTAACTTTTGCCGAATACGGCAAAACGCCCGTCCATTGCGCCCACTGCAACAGCACGGATGTACGCCGCCGCATGACGAAGGTCCGCATTGCCAAAACGGAGGAGGGGCGGCTCGAATCGATGGCGGACGATTTTTCCGGCATCGAAGGTTTGGAGGATGACCCCAGGGCTTTGGGACGCATGATGAAGAAAATGGGAAGGGAAATGGGCGAAGACCTGCCGGCCGAGTTCGACGAGGTGGTGAACCGGCTCGAATCCGGGCAAAGCCCCGGGGAGATCGAATCAGCCATGCCGGACCTCGGCTCAGGGGACGATTCTGGGGAATAA